A genomic segment from Longimicrobium sp. encodes:
- a CDS encoding LacI family DNA-binding transcriptional regulator: MSVTIRDVAQRAGVSVATVSRVLNRSGVVREETRQRVEGAAAELRYTPNSTARSLITRRTSTFGVVLPDLYGEFFSEVIRGMDPLARQSGYHLLLSSSHDDQREIQFALGAMHGRVDGLIVMSPNVRAAALAASLPAGVPVVLLNCEADGGPFPALNVDNFGGAREMVRHLAALGHRRIGMVRGGDANFDARERLRAYRAALAEAGLEGADGRWEAPGDFTEAGGWRAARELAGRGDRPTAIFCANDSMAVGAMSALRAAGLRVPDDVAVAGFDDIPIARYLSPPLTSVHVDVHRLGARAVEILVEALADPDAPPAQELVPTRLVVRRSCGARAEDESTVRQPG, translated from the coding sequence GTGAGCGTCACCATCCGGGACGTCGCGCAGCGGGCGGGGGTGAGTGTGGCCACCGTGTCGCGCGTGCTCAACCGCAGCGGGGTGGTCCGCGAGGAGACGCGCCAGCGCGTGGAGGGCGCCGCCGCCGAGCTGCGCTACACCCCCAACAGCACCGCCAGAAGCCTCATCACCCGCCGCACCAGCACCTTCGGCGTGGTGCTCCCCGACCTCTACGGCGAGTTCTTCTCCGAGGTGATCCGGGGGATGGACCCCCTGGCCCGCCAGAGCGGCTACCACCTCCTCCTCTCCAGCTCGCACGACGACCAGCGCGAGATCCAGTTCGCCCTCGGCGCCATGCACGGCCGCGTCGACGGGCTGATCGTGATGTCGCCCAACGTGCGCGCCGCCGCGCTGGCCGCCTCGCTCCCCGCCGGAGTCCCCGTGGTTCTGCTGAACTGCGAGGCCGACGGCGGGCCGTTCCCCGCGCTCAATGTCGACAACTTCGGCGGCGCGCGCGAGATGGTGCGCCACCTGGCCGCGCTCGGGCACCGGCGGATCGGGATGGTGCGCGGCGGCGACGCCAACTTCGACGCCCGCGAGCGCCTGCGCGCCTACCGCGCCGCCCTGGCCGAGGCGGGGCTGGAGGGGGCCGACGGGCGCTGGGAGGCCCCCGGCGACTTCACCGAGGCCGGCGGCTGGCGCGCCGCGCGCGAACTGGCGGGGAGGGGCGACCGGCCGACGGCGATCTTCTGCGCCAACGACTCCATGGCGGTGGGGGCTATGAGCGCCCTGCGCGCGGCGGGCTTGCGGGTCCCCGACGACGTGGCGGTGGCGGGGTTCGACGACATCCCGATCGCCCGCTACCTCTCCCCGCCGCTCACCTCGGTGCACGTGGACGTCCACCGCCTGGGCGCCCGCGCCGTGGAGATCCTGGTCGAGGCGCTCGCCGACCCCGACGCGCCGCCCGCGCAGGAGCTGGTCCCCACCCGGCTGGTCGTGCGCCGCTCGTGCGGCGCCCGCGCCGAAGACGAATCCACCGTACGGCAACCCGGTTGA